A single Bos mutus isolate GX-2022 chromosome 16, NWIPB_WYAK_1.1, whole genome shotgun sequence DNA region contains:
- the TNFRSF1B gene encoding tumor necrosis factor receptor superfamily member 1B, whose protein sequence is MAPTAFWAALAVGLQFWAAGRAVPAQAVFTPYIPEPGSSCRQQEYYNHKIQMCCSKCPPGYRVQSLCNTTLDTICASCESSTYTQLWNLVTACFSCNSRCSSDQVETQACTTKQNRICTCKPGWYCTLGRQEGCRLCVALRKCGPGFGVAKPGTATTNVICAPCGPGTFSDTTSYTDTCKPHRNCSSVAIPGTASTDAVCTSVLPTWKVARGPATTRSQHMEPTLGPSTAPSTFFLLPKVPSPPSSPVEQPNAGNISLPIELIVGVTALGLLLIVVVNCVIMTQKKKKPFCLQGDAKVPHLPANKAQGAPGPEQQHLLTTAPSSSSSSLESSTSSTDKRAPTRSQLQSPGLEKASTSGEAQTSCSSSEASSGGHGTQVNVTCIVNVCSGPDHSSQCPSQAGSTRDTDASTPNSPKEEQVPFSKEERPFQSQPGAPETLLQGLEEKPLPLGVPDAGMKPS, encoded by the exons gCTGTGTTTACCCCCTACATCCCAGAGCCTGGAAGCTCATGCCGGCAGCAAGAATACTACAACCACAAGATCCAGATGTGCTGCAGCAAATGTCCACCAG GCTACCGTGTACAGTCTTTATGCAACACGACCTTGGACACCATATGTGCCTCCTGTGAGAGCAGCACATACACCCAGCTCTGGAACTTGGTCACCGCATGCTTTAGCTGTAACTCGCGCTGCAGCTCTG ACCAGGTGGAAACTCAAGCCTGCACAACGAAACAGAATCGCATCTGCACCTGCAAGCCAGGCTGGTACTGCaccctggggaggcaggagggctgCCGGCTGTGCGTGGCGCTGCGCAAATGCGGCCCTGGCTTCGGCGTGGCCAAACCAG GAACTGCAACAACAAACGTGATATGCGCTCCCTGTGGCCCGGGGACATTCTCAGATACAACATCATACACTGATACCTGCAAGCCCCACCGGAA CTGCAGTTCTGTGGCCATTCCTGGTACCGCATCGACAGATGCAGTCTGCACCTCTGTGCTCCCCACCTGGAAGGTGGCCCGGGGCCCAGCCACCACAAGATCCCAGCACATGGAGCCGACTCTGGGGCCCAGCACAGCTCCAAgcaccttcttcctcctcccaaaAGTCCCAAGTCCTCCAAGTTCCCCAGTGGAACAGCCCAACGCAGGGAACATCTCTCTTCCCATTG aaCTGATTGTGGGTGTGACAGCATTGGGTCTGCTTCTGATAGTTGTCGTGAACTGTGTCATCATGACCCAGAAAAAAA AGAAGCCCTTCTGCCTGCAAGGAGATGCCAAGGTG CCACACCTGCCCGCCAACAAGGCCCAAGGTGCCCCAGGCCCTGAGCAACAGCACCTGCTGACCACGGCGCCAAGCTCCAGCAGCAGTTCCCTGGAGAGCTCGACCAGCAGCACGGACAAGAGGGCGCCCACCAGGTCCCAGCTGCAGTCGCCAGGCCTGGAGAAGGCCAGCACGTCGGGGGAGGCTCAGACCAGCTGCAGTAGCTCAG AGGCGTCTTCCGGTGGCCACGGGACCCAGGTCAACGTCACCTGCATTGTCAATGTTTGCAGCGGCCCTGATCACAGCTCGCAGTGCCCCTCCCAGGCCGGCTCCACGAGGGACACAGACGCCAGCACCCCCAACTCCCCGAAAGAGGAGCAGGTCCCCTTCTCCAAGGAGGAACGCCCCTTTCAGTCCCAGCCGGGGGCTCCAGAGACTCTGCTGCAGGGCCTGGAGGAGAAGCCCCTGCCACTCGGTGTGCCTGATGCAGGAATGAAGCCCAGTTAA